The Actinomyces viscosus genome segment TGTCATCAATTCGCATGTCAGCATGATTGACCTGGTTGATGTGGAGGCTACCTCGCTGCTGAACGGGAGTGAGGCATTAAATTCAGTTCTTCTTGGAGCGAATAGTGCTCCACATGTCACATCTAACGGGTACGTAGTCGGCAAGATTCCTGATCGCACAATTAATTTTGACAACGATTTTCCGTACAATTCCAAGTGGCTATTCACTTGTGTGGATCTTGACTCGTGGAATTTATGGCATCTCTTGCTTTATTTGTCTAAAACCACTCCTGGGCGTGAGGACGCCAATGATATGTATGAGCATTACTTGAGCGGTAAAGGGACTGATAAGAATTTCGATTTCGAGAAGGGGTACCGGGAAGATATGGGGGTGCGCCGAGAGGTGGACCGTGAAATGAACGAGAGCTTGACGGCGGCTAATGAGTTAGTCAAGGAGGGGCATACTTCTGCGGATTTTCATTCGGGAGTGAAGTCATCTGCCGATGCGAACTATCCTGAGACCGAAAATTGGCAGAAAACCGTTGGTTCGTATTTTTATTACAGTGATTCAGAGTTGAAAGTAGATGGTGATACTGTCACTCTGACGACAACGATGACGGCTAGGGATCGCTGGAACTTCAATAAGGGTGCCAGGGATATAATGTCGGGTGCACCTGATGCTGTGAATGGTAGGTTTGAGGAGCTGGGGTGGGCCAGGAGCTTTGATACAAGCGGTACGATAACGCGGGTTTATTCTTGGAAGGTGGGTGAGGAGCCGCCATACATCGACGGACATGTTATAGTGTGATTAAAACAAGATTCGTGTTGCTGGTTTTGTTGTTGGGTTGGTGATCGGGTATTCGTGGGGCGTCCGATGTGGGGGTGTCTCTTTCTCGTGGGGTGCTTGGCTGCTGGTGCTGGCTTCTTTTGTTGTCGTCTCTTGTGTTGTCGGCGTTTCGTGTGAGCTCTCGGGTCGAGGGCGGAATATCATGCTGGGATGGACAGGGTCGTGGTTAGTGATGATGAGTGGACTGTTTTGCAGGGCTATAAGCACCAGGCGCCTTACAGGTTGATGCGTTTGAAGTCCGAGGCGGTCGTGCTGCTGTCCAAGGGTGTGGATACCGCGGTCGTGGCCCAGGTCGTCGAGCGCACGCCCGAGACGGTGCGCAGCTGGGCTCGGGAGTGGAACCGGTACCGCCTGGCCTCAATCCACACCGGTCACGCCGGCAACCTCAACGCCTCCAGGCTCACCGCCACCCAGCGCCAGGAGGTGGCCGGGGTACTGTCCCGGCCCCCGTCGGAGCAGGGCCTGCCCATCGGGTTCTGGGACGTGCCCCATCTGGCGGCCTGGGTCTACGACCACTTCGAGGTGGAGTACGCCTCTGCCGCCTCCTACCGGTTCCTGCTGCACATGGCGGGCCTGTCCTTCCACCGCCCCCAGACCGTTGACCAGCGCCGCCCGCCCCAGGCGGACGTTGACCAGCGCATGAGCCAGATCCGTTCCGAGATCGTCCGCAAGTGGTCCGATCCCGAGGTGATGGTGGTGTGCGCCGACGAGGTGCGTATCGAGCACGAGGCGATCGTGCGCAGGGCGTGGATCCGCCGGGGGGACGCCGCCCGCCTGGAGGTCGACCGCCGCCGCCAGGCCCAGTCCTACATCGGCTTCCTGCACGAGACCGACGGCACCGTCGACTTGATGACCCTCGACTGGCAGGACACCGGCACCATCACCCAGGCCCTGATCGACCTGACCGTGAAGCACCCCGACAAGAAGAAGATCGTCATCGTGTGGGACAACGCCTCCTGGCACCGTTCAGCAAAGCTCACAAACAGCCTCAAGACCATCAAGAACCTCGAGAGGATCCACCTGATCAACCTACCCGCCTACAGCCCCGACGAGAACCCCATCGAGCACGTCTGGAAAGAAGCAAAGGACAGTATCAGCAACCACCAAAGAGCCACATTCCCCCAAACCCGACAAGCATTCGAGACCTTCATCCAGGCAAACAAGTTCCCCTACCGACTCACAAAATAATCTCGTTTAAACTCCACTATAGCGGTGGAACTGGCGGGTAGGGGCTGCTGCGCTGTCGTATGTACTGTTGGATTCGGCTCGGTTACGCGATGCGCGCGGGACGGGCCCGCCAGGTGGGGCGGCTCACCGGGGGTGCGGCTGTTCGCGGGGCGCGCCCATGCCGTAGTCTTGCCCACGTTGCCCCGGCGAGGGACGCGCCCCACAGGCGCGCATCCGTGATCGACGTGGTGGTACCTGGCGGTACTGCGCGTCGTCGCGCCCAGCCGGACCACCATCAGCCGCGGGGCACCGGGCCCCGCCTCATCCGCAAGGAGAGCCTCATGGCCAACAACGCCATCACCCTCAAGGGTCAGGACCGCACCGAGTTCGGCAAGGGCTCGGCTCGCCAGGCCCGCCGCGCCGGCCAGGTCCCCGTCGTCGTCTACGGCCACGGCACCGAGCCCCGCCACCTCCTGCTCGAGGAGCACGCCACCCGCCTGGCCCTGCGCAACAACGACAACGCCCTGGTCGAGCTGGTCATCGACGGCGGCGAGACCCTCCTGGCCCTGGCCAAGGACGTGCAGCGCCACCCCATCCGCCCCGGCGTGCAGCACGTCGACTTCCTCCTGGTGAACCGCAACGAGCGCGTCGACGTCGAGGTCCCGGTCACCGTCATCGGCACCGCCGCCCCCGGCACCATGCACATGATCGAGGCCGCCACCATCGTGGTCTCCGCCCCGGCCGTCTCCGTGCCCGAGGCCATCGAGGTCGACATCACCGGTGTCGCCGCCGGCACCGTCCTGACCATCGCCGACATCGCCCTGCCCGAGGGCCTGGAGGCCGTCTCCGACGCCGAGACCGCCGTGGTCAACGTGGCCAACGAGCACGCGGTCGCCTCCGAGGTCCCCGAGGCCGTCCCCGCCGAGGGTGACGCCGAGGCCGCCGCCGAGTGAACCACGCGTGACCCGCATGAACAGTCGTGACGACGCGCCGGCCGGAGCCCTCGGCGTCTTGCGCGGCGCCTGCACCCGGCCCACCCCGGGGCGGCCCGCATGAGTGAGGCCTGGCTCGTCGTCGGGCTGGGGAACCCCGGGGCCCGGTACGCCCGCAACCGCCACAACGTCGGCTACATGGTGCTCGACGTCCTGGCCGAGCGCACCGGGTCCCGGTTCTCCAACCACAAGAAGGCCCGTGCCCGTGTGGCCGAGGGGAGGCTGGGCATGATGCCCGGCGGGGCGCCGGGCCCCCGCGTCATCCTGGCCGAGCCCTCAGTCCTCATGAACCTCTCCGGCGGCCCCGTGGCCGGGCTCGTCTCCTACTACGGCATCGACCCCGCCGCCCGCCTGCTCGTCATTCACGACGAGCTCGACCTGCCCGCCCACGAGCTGCGCCTCAAGCGTGGCGGCGGCGAGGGCGGCCACAACGGCCTGCGCTCCATCAGCAAGTCCGTCTCCACCAAGGACTATGCGCGCCTGCGCGTGGGCATCGGCCGCCCGCCGGGCCGCCAGGACCCTGCCGACTTCGTCCTGTCCGACTTCCCCGGCCGCGAGCGCGCCGACCTCGGCGTCACCCTGGAGCGGGCCG includes the following:
- the pth gene encoding aminoacyl-tRNA hydrolase; amino-acid sequence: MSEAWLVVGLGNPGARYARNRHNVGYMVLDVLAERTGSRFSNHKKARARVAEGRLGMMPGGAPGPRVILAEPSVLMNLSGGPVAGLVSYYGIDPAARLLVIHDELDLPAHELRLKRGGGEGGHNGLRSISKSVSTKDYARLRVGIGRPPGRQDPADFVLSDFPGRERADLGVTLERAADAVEQVVTLGFDDAQQRLHAPR
- a CDS encoding IS630 family transposase; translated protein: MRLKSEAVVLLSKGVDTAVVAQVVERTPETVRSWAREWNRYRLASIHTGHAGNLNASRLTATQRQEVAGVLSRPPSEQGLPIGFWDVPHLAAWVYDHFEVEYASAASYRFLLHMAGLSFHRPQTVDQRRPPQADVDQRMSQIRSEIVRKWSDPEVMVVCADEVRIEHEAIVRRAWIRRGDAARLEVDRRRQAQSYIGFLHETDGTVDLMTLDWQDTGTITQALIDLTVKHPDKKKIVIVWDNASWHRSAKLTNSLKTIKNLERIHLINLPAYSPDENPIEHVWKEAKDSISNHQRATFPQTRQAFETFIQANKFPYRLTK
- a CDS encoding 50S ribosomal protein L25/general stress protein Ctc, which gives rise to MANNAITLKGQDRTEFGKGSARQARRAGQVPVVVYGHGTEPRHLLLEEHATRLALRNNDNALVELVIDGGETLLALAKDVQRHPIRPGVQHVDFLLVNRNERVDVEVPVTVIGTAAPGTMHMIEAATIVVSAPAVSVPEAIEVDITGVAAGTVLTIADIALPEGLEAVSDAETAVVNVANEHAVASEVPEAVPAEGDAEAAAE